In Meiothermus ruber DSM 1279, the following proteins share a genomic window:
- a CDS encoding VOC family protein → MTRLDHLVLAAQTLQEGVEYVQDTLEVVLPPAGGRHPLMGTHNRLLNLGGGVYLEIIAIDPQAPAPGRPRWFELDRFTGPPRLLTWVARTEALERYAALGLGPVTKASRGDLEWHITLPEDGRLHWGGVVPYLIEWGARHPTDTLPDTGCRLLAWKLLHPQPGAVAPVLQQLGLVYSLEVSFHPGLWALLQTPAGRKVLFSQAGGSAGRKTGPASPEIG, encoded by the coding sequence ATGACCCGGCTGGATCACCTGGTGCTGGCCGCCCAGACCCTGCAGGAGGGGGTGGAGTACGTCCAGGACACCCTGGAGGTGGTGCTCCCACCAGCGGGGGGGCGGCACCCCTTGATGGGCACCCACAACCGCTTGCTGAACCTGGGGGGCGGCGTGTATCTGGAGATCATCGCCATTGACCCCCAGGCGCCCGCGCCGGGCCGCCCGCGCTGGTTCGAGCTGGATCGCTTCACCGGGCCGCCGCGCCTTCTGACCTGGGTGGCCCGCACCGAGGCCCTCGAGCGCTACGCTGCGCTGGGGCTGGGCCCGGTGACCAAAGCCAGCCGGGGCGACCTCGAGTGGCATATCACCCTCCCCGAGGACGGGCGCCTGCACTGGGGCGGGGTGGTGCCCTACCTGATTGAGTGGGGTGCCCGGCACCCTACCGATACCCTGCCGGATACCGGCTGCCGCCTGCTGGCCTGGAAGCTACTGCACCCCCAGCCCGGGGCCGTGGCCCCGGTGCTGCAACAACTGGGCCTCGTGTATTCGTTGGAAGTATCTTTCCATCCGGGGCTCTGGGCCCTCCTCCAGACCCCCGCCGGACGCAAGGTGCTCTTTAGCCAGGCTGGGGGCTCTGCCGGACGAAAAACCGGCCCAGCCAGTCCAGAAATCGGCTGA
- a CDS encoding 3-hydroxybutyryl-CoA dehydrogenase — MEIRKIGVIGAGQMGAGIAQVAAQAGYTVVLRDLEQAFLERGLSSIKRSIGKLLEKGKLDQQAHDAALARITTTTHLSDLNDCDLVIEAIVEHEPTKLELFRELDALLQPAAILASNTSSIPITRLASATRRPERFIGMHFMNPVPLMELVEVIRGHLTDEATTQAVLEVARRMGKTPVEVNDYPGFVSNRILLPMLNEAIQCVMEGVATPEAIDQVMKLGMNHPMGPLTLADFIGLDTCLSIMEVLHRGLGDDKYRPSPLLRKMVQAGLLGRKSGRGFYRYDEKGNKIG; from the coding sequence ATGGAAATTCGCAAGATTGGTGTGATCGGTGCAGGGCAGATGGGGGCGGGCATTGCCCAGGTGGCGGCCCAGGCGGGGTACACGGTGGTGTTGCGCGACCTCGAGCAGGCCTTCCTCGAGCGCGGCCTTAGCAGCATTAAGCGTTCCATCGGCAAGCTGCTGGAAAAAGGTAAGCTTGACCAGCAGGCCCACGACGCGGCCCTGGCCCGCATCACCACCACCACCCACCTATCCGACCTCAACGACTGCGACCTGGTGATCGAGGCCATCGTGGAGCACGAGCCCACCAAGCTCGAGCTTTTCCGCGAGCTCGACGCCCTCCTCCAGCCTGCGGCCATCCTGGCCTCCAACACCTCCTCGATTCCCATCACCCGCCTGGCCTCGGCCACCCGCCGGCCGGAGCGCTTTATCGGGATGCACTTTATGAACCCGGTGCCCCTGATGGAACTGGTGGAGGTGATCCGCGGCCACCTCACCGACGAGGCCACCACCCAGGCCGTGCTGGAGGTGGCCCGCCGCATGGGCAAGACCCCGGTGGAGGTCAACGACTACCCCGGTTTCGTCTCCAACCGCATCCTGCTGCCCATGCTCAACGAGGCCATCCAGTGCGTGATGGAGGGGGTGGCCACGCCCGAGGCCATCGACCAGGTGATGAAGCTGGGCATGAACCACCCCATGGGCCCCCTCACCCTGGCCGACTTCATCGGGCTGGACACCTGCCTCTCCATCATGGAGGTGTTGCACCGGGGGCTGGGCGATGACAAATACCGGCCCTCGCCCCTGCTGCGCAAGATGGTGCAGGCCGGGCTTTTGGGCCGCAAGAGCGGGCGGGGTTTTTACCGCTACGACGAAAAGGGCAACAAGATCGGATGA
- the nagA gene encoding N-acetylglucosamine-6-phosphate deacetylase — translation MAQLVGTLITPSLSYPGRIAFAERIEALEPLDADQGSPERFILPGFIDLHVHGGDGADCMDGEQAVRRMARFHARHGTTALLATTVTAPLEELEAALRGIAAVVQNPGPGEARVLGVHLEGPFISPERLGAQPPYALEPSIETMRYLLSLAPIRVVTLAPERPGALELIRFLSEQGVRVQQGHTAATYAQALAGFEAGAQGFTHFYNAMTPLHHREPGVVGLGLERARWAEIIPDGLHVHPAVIRALARAIPQTYAVTDAVAAAGRPEGEYRLGRHRVYKKSQGVFLADGTLAGSALTMDRAAYNLRCWGYTVPEVMQMTSSFAAQYLGIPHGLEIGQPADLVVLDEQARLVEVYVRGQKVEVSG, via the coding sequence ATGGCGCAACTTGTGGGAACACTAATAACCCCCAGTCTTTCTTATCCGGGTCGTATAGCCTTTGCGGAGCGCATCGAGGCCCTGGAGCCACTGGATGCCGACCAGGGCAGTCCGGAGCGCTTTATTCTGCCAGGCTTTATAGACCTACACGTGCACGGGGGGGATGGGGCCGACTGCATGGATGGGGAGCAGGCCGTGCGACGGATGGCCCGCTTCCACGCCCGGCATGGCACCACCGCCCTGCTCGCCACCACCGTTACGGCGCCGCTGGAGGAGCTCGAGGCCGCTTTGCGGGGCATCGCTGCGGTGGTGCAGAACCCCGGCCCTGGTGAGGCGCGGGTGCTGGGGGTGCATCTGGAGGGGCCGTTTATCAGCCCGGAAAGGCTGGGGGCCCAGCCGCCCTACGCCCTCGAGCCCAGCATCGAGACCATGCGCTATTTGCTCTCCCTGGCCCCAATTCGAGTGGTGACGCTGGCCCCCGAACGGCCAGGGGCGCTCGAGCTAATCCGCTTCCTGAGTGAGCAGGGGGTGCGGGTGCAGCAAGGCCACACAGCGGCCACCTATGCCCAGGCGCTGGCGGGTTTTGAGGCCGGGGCCCAGGGTTTTACCCATTTCTACAACGCCATGACCCCCCTGCACCACCGCGAGCCGGGGGTGGTGGGCCTGGGCCTCGAGCGCGCCCGTTGGGCCGAGATTATTCCGGACGGGCTGCACGTGCACCCGGCGGTCATCCGTGCGCTGGCCCGAGCCATCCCCCAGACCTATGCTGTAACCGATGCAGTGGCTGCTGCAGGGCGGCCCGAGGGGGAGTACCGGTTGGGGCGGCACCGCGTCTACAAGAAAAGCCAAGGGGTTTTCCTGGCCGATGGCACCCTGGCTGGGAGCGCCCTTACCATGGACAGGGCTGCGTATAATCTGCGCTGCTGGGGCTATACCGTGCCTGAGGTGATGCAGATGACCTCGAGCTTTGCCGCCCAGTACCTGGGAATCCCGCATGGGCTGGAAATAGGCCAGCCCGCCGACCTGGTGGTGCTCGACGAGCAGGCGCGGCTTGTGGAGGTGTATGTGCGAGGCCAGAAAGTGGAGGTCTCTGGATGA
- a CDS encoding TRAP transporter large permease, with protein sequence MVLSGGGVELLGGAMFIAALVLIFTGYPVAFALGGVALIFGAIGIGLGEFDIRFVGSLPQRIFGIMSNYTLLAIPYFIFLGLILEKSKLAEQLLDTVGQLFGPIRGGVAIAVVLVGTLLAATTGVVAATVVAMGLISLPVMLKYGYSRPLATGVIAASGTLGQIIPPSIVLVVLGDQLGISVGDLFLGALIPGLILSGGLVVLVALVALFRPKLAPALPPEARPYQGWELARRALVALVPPVLLIVFVLGSIFFGIATPTEAGAVGSIAALLMAASYRRLTWKVFYDAVVETARFTSMVIFILIGATAFSLIFRGLEGDKLVKDILVALPGGEIGFIVFVMVMVFILGFFIDFFEICFIVVPLVLPAATAIWTAQAEALQMAGHYDLSTEAFVQQKLLWFGIVLAMNLQTSFLTPPFGFALFYLRGVAPPEVKTTEIYKGVIPFIIVQLIVLVIVIAFPSLSSWLPSLRGVPGG encoded by the coding sequence ATGGTGCTCTCGGGTGGTGGCGTGGAGCTGCTGGGCGGGGCGATGTTTATTGCCGCGCTGGTGCTTATTTTTACCGGTTACCCGGTGGCTTTTGCGCTGGGCGGGGTGGCGCTTATTTTTGGGGCTATTGGCATTGGCCTTGGAGAGTTTGACATTCGTTTTGTGGGCAGCCTGCCCCAGCGCATTTTCGGCATTATGTCCAACTACACCCTGCTGGCCATCCCGTACTTTATTTTTTTGGGCCTCATTTTAGAAAAATCCAAGCTGGCCGAGCAGCTTTTGGACACGGTTGGGCAGCTTTTTGGGCCCATCCGGGGCGGGGTGGCTATTGCGGTGGTGTTGGTGGGTACGCTGCTGGCGGCCACAACCGGTGTGGTGGCGGCTACCGTGGTGGCGATGGGCCTTATCTCGTTGCCGGTGATGCTCAAGTACGGCTACAGCAGGCCCCTGGCCACGGGGGTGATTGCGGCCTCGGGCACCTTGGGCCAGATCATTCCGCCCAGCATCGTGCTGGTGGTGCTGGGCGACCAACTGGGGATCAGCGTGGGTGATCTGTTCTTGGGGGCGTTGATACCGGGCCTTATTCTCTCAGGGGGGTTGGTTGTGCTGGTGGCCTTGGTGGCCCTGTTCCGGCCCAAGCTGGCCCCCGCCCTGCCGCCCGAAGCCCGCCCGTACCAGGGTTGGGAGCTGGCCCGGCGGGCTTTGGTGGCCCTGGTGCCGCCGGTTTTGCTGATTGTTTTTGTGCTGGGTAGTATTTTCTTTGGCATCGCCACCCCCACCGAGGCCGGGGCGGTGGGCTCTATTGCAGCGTTGTTGATGGCGGCCTCCTACCGCCGCCTGACCTGGAAGGTGTTTTACGATGCCGTGGTCGAGACGGCGCGCTTCACCAGCATGGTGATCTTTATCCTGATTGGGGCCACCGCTTTTAGCCTGATCTTCCGGGGCCTCGAGGGCGATAAGCTGGTGAAAGACATCCTGGTGGCGCTGCCCGGTGGAGAAATAGGGTTCATCGTGTTTGTGATGGTGATGGTGTTTATTCTGGGCTTTTTTATCGACTTCTTTGAAATTTGCTTTATTGTGGTGCCCCTGGTGCTGCCGGCGGCCACAGCCATCTGGACGGCCCAGGCCGAGGCCTTGCAGATGGCTGGCCACTACGACCTCTCCACCGAGGCCTTCGTGCAGCAAAAGCTATTGTGGTTCGGCATTGTGCTGGCCATGAACCTGCAGACCAGCTTCCTCACCCCGCCCTTTGGCTTTGCCCTCTTCTACCTGCGCGGGGTGGCCCCACCGGAGGTCAAGACCACCGAGATCTACAAAGGGGTGATTCCCTTCATTATTGTCCAGCTCATTGTGCTGGTGATCGTAATTGCCTTCCCCAGCCTGAGCAGTTGGCTGCCCTCGCTGCGGGGGGTACCAGGGGGCTAG
- a CDS encoding quinone oxidoreductase family protein gives MKAIRVHQPGGLEALQLEEIPVPTPGEGQALVRLQAIGVNFIDTYKRSGLYSVPTPFTVGEEGAGVVEAVGPGVAGVKPGDRVVYSNVQGSYAEYAVVPADKLVQIPDGLEAKIAVAGMLQGMTAHYLVYSTYPLKAGETCLVHAGAGGVGLLLIQMAKQIGATVIATASSEGKRALAKEAGADYTLPYEGFDQKAREITGGKGVDVVYDGVGQSTWEGSLNSLRIRGMLVLYGQSSGPVPPFNPQVLNQKGGLYLTRPSLWHYTQTREELEWRAGDVMRWALEGRLKIRIGAEFPLAQAAQAHRALQSRETTGKVLLIP, from the coding sequence ATGAAAGCCATTCGCGTACACCAGCCCGGCGGCCTCGAGGCCCTGCAACTGGAGGAAATCCCAGTCCCCACCCCCGGCGAGGGGCAGGCCCTGGTGCGGCTTCAGGCCATTGGGGTCAACTTTATTGATACCTACAAGCGCTCCGGCCTGTACAGCGTCCCCACCCCCTTCACGGTGGGCGAGGAGGGGGCCGGTGTGGTCGAGGCGGTGGGGCCGGGGGTGGCCGGCGTGAAGCCCGGCGACCGGGTGGTCTACTCCAACGTGCAGGGCAGCTACGCCGAGTACGCCGTGGTGCCCGCCGACAAACTGGTGCAGATTCCGGATGGGCTCGAGGCCAAAATTGCCGTGGCCGGCATGCTTCAGGGCATGACCGCCCACTACCTGGTGTACAGCACCTACCCCCTCAAGGCCGGTGAGACCTGCCTCGTGCACGCCGGGGCGGGCGGGGTGGGGCTTCTCTTAATTCAGATGGCTAAGCAAATTGGGGCCACCGTTATCGCCACCGCTTCCTCGGAGGGAAAGCGGGCCCTGGCCAAGGAAGCCGGGGCCGATTACACCCTGCCCTACGAAGGCTTCGACCAGAAAGCCCGCGAAATTACCGGCGGCAAAGGGGTGGATGTGGTCTACGACGGGGTGGGGCAGTCCACCTGGGAAGGCAGCCTGAACAGCCTGCGCATCCGGGGGATGCTGGTGCTGTACGGGCAGAGCAGCGGGCCGGTGCCTCCCTTCAACCCACAAGTCCTCAACCAGAAGGGCGGCCTCTACCTAACCCGGCCCTCCCTGTGGCACTACACCCAGACCCGAGAGGAGCTGGAGTGGCGGGCCGGCGATGTAATGCGCTGGGCCCTGGAAGGCCGGCTCAAAATTCGCATCGGGGCCGAGTTCCCCCTGGCCCAGGCCGCCCAGGCCCACCGGGCGCTGCAAAGCCGCGAGACCACCGGCAAGGTGCTGCTGATCCCCTAG
- a CDS encoding SIS domain-containing protein, whose translation MRAVETKMFKEAHQAPAVVEQALRENKSEMELLGTFLRRHTPPFALTVARGSSDHAALYGKYLIESLLGLVCSSAIPSVHTVYGQRLALSRALVIAISQSGQSPDLIEVTRQARREGALTLALVNQEHSPLAQTAEVVLPLWAGLEEAVAATKSYLAALASLAQLVAAWAEDKPLKEALARLPEAMYKAAEANWQAGLEPLVEAENGLVVGRGYAFAVANELALKLKETSAFHAEAMSGAELLHGPVALVEPDFPLLVLAPKDKPLPGMLSLLENLRSKGGHLLVASSESEALELAHTPLPLPGRLHPVLDSILLAQAFYPFAAELSVARGFDPDAPRNLSKVTRTR comes from the coding sequence ATGAGAGCGGTCGAAACCAAGATGTTCAAAGAAGCCCATCAAGCCCCTGCGGTGGTGGAGCAGGCCTTGCGAGAAAACAAGAGCGAGATGGAGTTACTCGGCACCTTCCTGCGCCGCCACACCCCGCCCTTTGCGCTGACGGTGGCTCGAGGTAGCTCCGACCATGCAGCCCTGTACGGTAAGTATCTAATCGAAAGCCTGCTGGGCCTGGTCTGCTCCTCGGCCATCCCCTCGGTGCACACGGTTTACGGGCAGCGCCTGGCCCTGAGCCGGGCGTTGGTGATCGCCATCTCGCAGTCGGGCCAGAGCCCGGATCTGATCGAGGTCACCCGCCAGGCCCGGCGCGAAGGGGCCCTGACCCTGGCCCTGGTCAACCAGGAGCACTCCCCCCTGGCCCAGACCGCCGAGGTGGTGCTGCCGCTGTGGGCGGGCCTCGAGGAGGCGGTGGCGGCCACCAAGAGCTACCTGGCCGCCCTGGCCTCGCTGGCCCAGTTGGTCGCCGCCTGGGCCGAAGACAAACCCCTCAAAGAAGCCCTGGCGAGGCTGCCGGAAGCCATGTACAAAGCCGCTGAGGCCAACTGGCAGGCCGGGCTGGAGCCGCTGGTGGAAGCAGAAAACGGCCTGGTGGTGGGGCGGGGCTACGCTTTTGCGGTGGCCAACGAGCTGGCCCTCAAGCTCAAGGAGACCAGCGCCTTTCACGCCGAGGCCATGTCGGGCGCCGAGCTTTTGCACGGCCCGGTGGCGCTGGTGGAACCCGACTTCCCCCTGCTGGTGCTGGCTCCCAAAGACAAACCACTGCCCGGCATGCTGAGCCTGCTGGAAAACCTGCGTAGCAAAGGCGGACACCTGCTGGTGGCCTCCTCCGAAAGCGAGGCGCTGGAGCTGGCCCACACCCCCTTGCCGCTCCCCGGCAGGCTCCACCCGGTGCTGGACTCCATTCTGCTGGCCCAGGCCTTTTACCCCTTCGCCGCCGAACTCTCGGTGGCCCGGGGCTTCGACCCCGATGCCCCGCGCAACCTGTCCAAGGTGACCCGCACGCGTTGA
- the nagZ gene encoding beta-N-acetylhexosaminidase, translating to MEKLFLATSLMMVDIPGPTLDAATRAHLERYRFGGVCLFRKNIQNPEQVRQLVAEIRAVLGPQAWIAIDQEGGAVQRVLEFALAPSPMALGAVGEVKTAEAVGAAVGRALISLGINWNFAPSVDVNTNPQNPVIGDRSFGSDPKKVARLSLAWARGLEQAGVMAAIKHFPGHGDTFLDSHLELPVVNKTLEELERTELYPFRKAVEAQISSIMSAHIRFPALDKQHPATLSKKILTGFLRKKLGFQGIIVTDALDMKAISKNYPIGEAAVKSLQAGADMILSLGQPEVHIAQATAIQQALENGSLSEEQARQSQLRLLEAALRFPGQAQPYPPAQQKRDQALMEQVALRSITAYRRPLRPRRSDRILLVSAGSTFEAGPYGETLAVKDFADLLKTRFAGVSQFVYDPQQADAFKSGLEQAAATADYLLVVSVGRGRLSEAETRLLKQAFTLGKRAAHIALWNPYHILSLRKPAFVTYGFRAPTLRALVKVLGGARARGSLPFKLRQNRVSL from the coding sequence ATGGAAAAGCTATTTCTTGCCACCAGCCTGATGATGGTAGACATCCCCGGCCCCACCCTGGACGCGGCCACCCGCGCCCACCTCGAGCGCTACCGCTTTGGGGGGGTGTGCCTGTTTCGCAAAAACATCCAGAACCCCGAGCAGGTTCGCCAACTGGTGGCCGAGATTCGCGCGGTGCTGGGGCCCCAGGCCTGGATTGCCATTGACCAGGAGGGCGGGGCGGTGCAGCGGGTACTGGAGTTTGCCCTGGCCCCCTCCCCGATGGCCCTGGGCGCGGTGGGGGAGGTCAAGACGGCCGAAGCGGTGGGGGCGGCGGTGGGCCGTGCCCTCATCTCGCTGGGCATCAACTGGAACTTTGCCCCCTCCGTGGACGTGAACACCAACCCCCAAAACCCGGTGATCGGCGACCGCAGCTTTGGCTCCGACCCCAAAAAAGTAGCCCGGCTGTCCCTGGCCTGGGCCCGGGGCCTCGAGCAGGCCGGGGTAATGGCTGCCATCAAGCATTTCCCCGGACACGGCGACACCTTCCTGGACTCGCACCTCGAGCTGCCAGTGGTGAATAAAACGCTGGAAGAGCTCGAGCGCACCGAACTCTACCCCTTTCGCAAAGCTGTGGAAGCCCAGATCAGCTCGATTATGAGCGCCCATATCCGCTTCCCCGCCCTGGACAAACAGCACCCGGCCACCCTCTCTAAAAAAATCCTCACCGGGTTCTTGCGTAAAAAATTGGGCTTTCAGGGCATCATCGTCACCGATGCGCTGGACATGAAAGCCATCAGCAAAAACTACCCCATCGGCGAGGCTGCCGTAAAAAGCTTGCAGGCCGGGGCCGATATGATTCTGTCGCTGGGCCAGCCCGAGGTGCATATCGCCCAGGCCACCGCCATCCAGCAAGCCCTGGAAAACGGCTCACTTTCCGAGGAACAGGCCCGGCAAAGCCAACTGCGTCTGCTGGAGGCCGCCCTGCGCTTCCCCGGCCAGGCCCAGCCCTACCCCCCAGCCCAGCAGAAGCGCGACCAGGCCCTCATGGAACAGGTGGCCCTGCGGAGCATTACCGCCTACCGCCGGCCGCTGCGCCCCCGGCGCTCGGATCGAATTTTGCTGGTCTCGGCGGGCAGCACCTTCGAGGCCGGCCCCTACGGCGAGACCCTCGCGGTCAAGGACTTTGCCGATCTGCTCAAGACCCGCTTCGCCGGGGTCAGTCAGTTTGTCTACGACCCCCAACAGGCCGATGCCTTCAAGAGCGGGCTGGAACAGGCCGCCGCCACGGCCGACTACCTGCTGGTGGTCTCGGTCGGTCGCGGCCGCCTGAGCGAAGCGGAAACCCGGCTCCTCAAGCAGGCCTTCACCCTGGGCAAACGGGCCGCGCACATCGCTTTGTGGAACCCCTACCACATCCTGAGCCTGCGCAAACCGGCCTTCGTGACCTATGGCTTCCGCGCCCCCACCCTGCGGGCCCTGGTCAAGGTGCTGGGCGGTGCGCGGGCCCGGGGTTCCTTGCCGTTCAAGCTGCGCCAAAATCGGGTTAGTCTATAG